A DNA window from Camelina sativa cultivar DH55 chromosome 17, Cs, whole genome shotgun sequence contains the following coding sequences:
- the LOC104757493 gene encoding uncharacterized protein LOC104757493 — MGANWNSMIVIVFVMTMVMVMAMEIVNGETLAQCREDCIQECATTGALPIKCLQSCFRRCHGKLL; from the coding sequence atgGGAGCGAATTGGAATTCgatgattgtgattgtgtttGTGATGACAATGGTAATGGTAATGGCAATGGAAATTGTCAATGGAGAGACGTTGGCTCAATGCCGTGAAGATTGCATTCAAGAGTGTGCCACCACCGGTGCACTTCCGATCAAATGCCTTCAGAGTTGCTTCCGTAGATGTCACGGCAAACTTCTTTga
- the LOC104757494 gene encoding protein OSB4, chloroplastic-like: MQFLARSLSKSIRPSLISTATRQSWVLSQRCHSTFSTGSSSRTRGAEWPRPAEVPYQPKIANSIDLIGYVHQPVQCDSTTDGKFWAGTVISHQPSSDSKSDSDSSTNFWIPLLFEGDLAHTANSYLKKNDRVHITGQILGDVIQSGANSEQAYVQMFKSFHGSFSHQVMVRDLHYIEGSKPLPKALPTLDQNEGVLKHSASVKKVREFGSNRWTDLVDYPNEWFDYRESKQNGSVHPKHPDFKKRDGSEALWLDRAPKEILSELQDVKFDIPNYLKQPKAGEESWKDLVGNMSNWWDNRLNKRNPKAPDFKHKETGVGLWLNDSPSWVLERLPPPKST; the protein is encoded by the exons ATGCAGTTTCTTGCGAGGTCACTATCGAAATCGATAAGACCTTCGTTGATATCAACTGCTACTAGACAATCGTGGGTTCTTTCTCAGCGATGTCACTCAACTTTTTCTACGGGAAGTAGTAGCCGTACTCGCGGAGCTGAGTGGCCGAGACCGGCGGAGGTACCTTACCAACCCAAAATCGCGAATTCTATTGATTTGATTGGGTACGTTCATCAGCCAGTTCAGTGCGACTCTACAACCGATGGAAAGTTCTGGGCTGGAACAGTCATTTCCCATCAACCTTCTTCTGATTCCAAATCCGATTCTGATTCATCTACTAATTTCTG GATTCCGTTACTGTTTGAAGGGGATTTAGCTCATACTGCTAACTCTTATTTGAAGAAAAACGATCGGGTTCATATTACAGGACAGATATTAGGAGATGTGATTCAATCTGGAGCCAATTCTGAGCAAGCCTATGTTCAGATGTTTAAAAGTTTCCATGGTAGCTTTTCACATCAAGTAATGGTTCGTGATCTCCACTACATTGAAGGTTCTAAACCTTTACCAAAAGCTTTGCCAACGTTGGACCAAAATGAAGGTGTGCTTAAGCATTCTG CTAGCGTTAAAAAAGTAAGAGAATTTGGAAGTAATCGTTGGACTGATCTTGTTGATTATCCGAATGAATGGTTTGATTACCGAGAAAGCAAACAGAATGGATCG GTACATCCTAAACACCCTGATTTCAAGAAGAGAGACGGGAGTGAAGCGCTTTGGCTTGACAGAGCTCCCAAAGAGATTTTGTCCGAGCTCCAAGACGTGAAGTTTGATATTCCAAATTACTTGAAACAACCAAAGG CCGGAGAGGAATCATGGAAGGACTTGGTGGGAAACATGAGTAATTGGTGGGACAATAGATTGAACaag AGAAACCCAAAAGCTCCGGATTTTAAGCACAAAGAAACCGGTGTAGGTCTCTGGCTGAATGATTCTCCGAGCTGGGTGTTAGAAAGACTGCCTCCTCCAAAGAGCACATGA
- the LOC104757495 gene encoding thioredoxin O2, mitochondrial-like — translation MKNQWSNFHQIGRNSFLAASTIYVSTEFNFLNTPLPDRSSFCFAAKDRSSFVVLKSEAEFNSALSKARDGSLPSVFYFTAAWCGPCRLLAPVILELSNKYPDVTTYKVDIDEGGLTNAIGKQNVSAVPTLQFFKGGVKKAEIVGVDVMKLRNVMEKLYK, via the exons ATGAAGAATCAATGGTCTAATTTTCATCAG attggGAGAAACTCTTTCTTAGCTGCTTCCACTATTTATGTTTCGACTGAATTCAACTTCTTAAACACTCCTCTTCCTGATCGAAGTAGCTTTTGCTTTGCAGCAAAAG ATAGATCCAGCTTTGTAGTGTTGAAATCGGAGGCGGAGTTCAATAGTGCATTGAGCAAAGCTAGAG ATGGATCTTTGCCATCAGTTTTCTATTTCACTGCTGCTTGGTGTGGTCCTT GCAGGCTTCTCGCTCCTGTAATATTGGAACTTAGTAATAAGTATCCGGATGTTACAACGTATAAGGTCGACATTGACGag GGCGGTCTTACAAATGCTATTGGGAAGCAAAATGTCTCTGCTGTG CCAACACTACAATTTTTCAAAGGTGGCGTGAAGAAAGCAGAGATTGTAGGTGTGGATGTGATGAAGCTGAGGAATGTCATGGAAAAACTCTACAAGTGA